CACTTGCCTATCATCGTCGAGCAGTTGCTCAGGCATGGGCGATCGCCTCAAACGCCGATCGCTATTATTCGTTGGGCAGGGCATCCAGCGCAACAAATTTGGATAGGCACTCTCGAAGACATTGTTCAAAAAACTAGTCGTCAATCCCTCTCGCCTGCCGTTATTACCATTGGTGAGGTCGTTCGCCTTCGTTCTTATCTCCAGTCTTGTCCTAACGATCTGTCTTTGTCTTTCCCTGCGGTTGATGCTATGGCTGTTGATTTCATAAACTCACACCCATTACCGTTAACGGGTAAAACTATCATCGTGACCCGGGCGGCAGGGCAGTCAAGCCAGTTTACCCATTTATTAGAGGAGCAAGGCGCGACGGTCGTAGAGATGCCTGCACTGGAAATTGGTCAGCCTTCGAGTTGGGAAGCGCTAGACACGGCGATCGCCCAAATTTCTCAGTTTGACTGGCTCATTCTGACCTCTACTAATGGTGTTAATTATTTCTTTGAGCGGCTGTTAGCTCAAGGGAAAGATGCTCGGGCATTAGCTGGGATAAAAGTCGCTGTGGTAGGTCAAAAAACTGCCGATAGTCTTAAGCAATACGGCATTCAGCCTGACTATGTGCCGCCAGACTTTGTAGCAGATTCATTAATTGAGCATTTTCCAGAGAATGATTTAGCAGGACTAAAAATTTTATTTCCAAGGGTTGAAACGGGTGGACGAGAAGTTTTGGTGAAGGAGTTTGTGGCAAAAAAGGCGATCGTGACTGAAGTCGCGGCATATCAATCGATTTGTGTTCAGGAAATCTCGCCAGAGGTTTTGAACAAACTATCAGATGTTGATGTCATCACCTTTGCCAGTTCTAAAACGGTAAACTGTGTCTGCCAGCTTTTAGAGACCAGAAGTAGGCTAGAGAGATGGGATGATAGCCTTTGTATCGCTTCAATTGGGCCTCAGACCTCGGCGGCTTGTAAACAATGGTTAGGGCGTGTGGATATAGAAGCTGAAGACTACACCTTAGAGGGGTTAACCCAAGCAATTGTTACTTGGGCTAGAAAAAAGTAAAACGCTTCTGTGGAGTCTTGTCAGAAGCAAGTCCACACAAAGTAACTGGAAGAAGGCGCTCGATTATGTCTGTAGTGATAAGGGGTGAAGGATGCAGGCGGGCAATGCTGTTGATACTAATCAGCAAAGGCGAATTGGATTAACGGGCGGAATTGGTATGGGTAAAACCACCATTTCTAACTATTTGGCAGCAAAGCAGATTCCCGTTCTAGATGCAGATGTTTACGCGCGCGAGGCAGTGGAGCCAGGTTTAGTAGTATTACCTAAAATTGCGGCACGCTATGGTGCAAATATTTTGCTGCCAGATGGAACCCTCGATCGCCATCAGCTAGCAGGAATTATTTTTGACAGTCTTTCTGAAAAGACCTGGCTAGAGCAACAAATTCATCCGTTTGTACGCGATCGCCTAAAGACTGAGTTACGCCATCTAACCAATGCTCCAATTTTACTCCTCGTCATTCCTCTACTATTTGAAGCTCAAATGACCGATTTAATCACCGAGATTTGGGTCGTCCGCAGCTATCAAGAGCAGCAAGAGCAGCGGTTAAAAGAACGCGATCGCCTTAGTCCTCAGCAAATCCGTGCAAGGATTGATGGACAAATGGCGATCGCGCAAAAAGTTCAGCAAGCCCAC
The Timaviella obliquedivisa GSE-PSE-MK23-08B DNA segment above includes these coding regions:
- the coaE gene encoding dephospho-CoA kinase (Dephospho-CoA kinase (CoaE) performs the final step in coenzyme A biosynthesis.), whose translation is MQAGNAVDTNQQRRIGLTGGIGMGKTTISNYLAAKQIPVLDADVYAREAVEPGLVVLPKIAARYGANILLPDGTLDRHQLAGIIFDSLSEKTWLEQQIHPFVRDRLKTELRHLTNAPILLLVIPLLFEAQMTDLITEIWVVRSYQEQQEQRLKERDRLSPQQIRARIDGQMAIAQKVQQAHVVLDNSSTLEALYQQVDKALGI
- the cobA gene encoding uroporphyrinogen-III C-methyltransferase; its protein translation is MANPAGRVFLVGSGVGSLAYLTVRGQQLLSGAEVLVHDALVDEELLQLVPKSCLKLNVGKRGGLPSATQETINHLLVKHCQQGKQVVRLKSGDPFIFGRSTSEIQALNEAECPFEVVPGISSALAAPLLAGIPLTDPVLSRCFAVLSAHEPEALDWEALARLETLVILMGARHLPIIVEQLLRHGRSPQTPIAIIRWAGHPAQQIWIGTLEDIVQKTSRQSLSPAVITIGEVVRLRSYLQSCPNDLSLSFPAVDAMAVDFINSHPLPLTGKTIIVTRAAGQSSQFTHLLEEQGATVVEMPALEIGQPSSWEALDTAIAQISQFDWLILTSTNGVNYFFERLLAQGKDARALAGIKVAVVGQKTADSLKQYGIQPDYVPPDFVADSLIEHFPENDLAGLKILFPRVETGGREVLVKEFVAKKAIVTEVAAYQSICVQEISPEVLNKLSDVDVITFASSKTVNCVCQLLETRSRLERWDDSLCIASIGPQTSAACKQWLGRVDIEAEDYTLEGLTQAIVTWARKK